The following proteins are encoded in a genomic region of Montipora foliosa isolate CH-2021 chromosome 10, ASM3666993v2, whole genome shotgun sequence:
- the LOC137972387 gene encoding excitatory amino acid transporter 1-like, translating to MGGGSGRGGLSSNSKCGRCCGAFCRRVRTDLLLVLIVIGVVIGFVIGALVNGPVNKIEDLEDKRTILILIGFPGELFMNMLKMLILPLIVASLICALAALDAKATGRVGRRALVYYLFTTILAVILGIVLVVSIRPGSSTSDKVNKDVKPYRTLDAFLDLVRSCFPSNIVAATFRQYKTKYTTSDDKITYINKTVNETTGNFTLVPQVKPGSKTVPDGLAVDPKGSINVLGLVVFSIVFGIVLGRTGERGMPLKAFFESLNEVVMKMVALVMWVSPIGICSLIAAKVAGMDDVIKSLNMLGMYMLTVISGLLIHALVILPLLYLIAVRKNPLRFYVGLRDAMITAFGTSSSSATLPTTMRCLEVYNKVDARISRFVLPLGATVNMDGTALYEAVAAVFIAQANGITLNIGQLITTCLTATAASIGAAGIPQAGLVTMVLVLQAVNLPTNDIGLILAVDWFLDRIRTTVNIIGDSFGAGIVEHLSRDDLLTMDYTAREDTVPMDPIERYTPKADGLNDARSSEASLRATNF from the exons ATGGGAGGAGGATCAGGTCGTGGTGGTTTGTCGTCTAACAGCAAATGCGGCCGTTGTTGCGGAGCTTTTTGTCGCAGAGTTCGAACCGATTTACTCCTCGTTTTGATAGTGATCGGCGTTGTTATCGGCTTTGTGATCGGGGCTCTTGTTAACGGTCCAGTCAATAAAATCGAAGATCTTGAAGACAAGAGGACCATCTTGATTTTGATAGGTTTCCCGGGTGAACTGTTCATGAATATGCTCAAGATGCTGATTCTTCCACTGATCGTCGCAAGTCTTATTTGCGCTTTAGCGGCCTTGGATGCTAAAGCTACCGGTCGCGTTGGAAGGCGAGCGCTTGTTTATTACCTTTTTACCACCATTTTGGCCGTAATTCTTGGAATCGTTCTTGTAGTAAGCATCCGACCAGGAAGTTCTACCTCAGACAAAGTGAATAAAGATGTGAAGCCTTACAGAACGTTGGATGCCTTTTTGGATCTCGTTAG GAGCTGCTTTCCAAGCAACATTGTTGCAGCAACCTTTCGGCAG tatAAAACCAAATACACAACTTCTGATGACAAAATAACATACATCAACAAAACAGTCAATGAAACTACAGGTAACTTTACACTGGTGCCGCAAGTTAAACCGGGATCAAAGACTGTGCCAGATGGACTTGCAGTTGATCCAAAAGGATCCATCAATGTCTTGGGCCTTGTTGTGTTTTCAATTGTGTTTGGAATTGTTTTGGGAAGGACTGGCGAGAGAGGGATGCCTTTAAAGGCTTTCTTTGAGTCTCTAAATGAAGTGGTTATGAAGATGGTTGCCCTTGTTATGTG GGTTTCACCCATTGGCATTTGCAGCTTAATAGCAGCCAAGGTGGCAGGCATGGATGATGTCATCAAGTCATTGAACATGTTGGGGATGTACATGTTGACTGTGATAAGCGGCTTGCTTATTCATGCCTTGGTCATTTTACCCTTGTTGTACTTGATAGCTGTGCGTAAAAATCCCCTGAGGTTTTATGTTGGTTTGAGGGATGCCATGATAACAGCATTTGGAACATCATCAAG CTCTGCAACACTTCCCACCACAATGCGTTGCCTTGAAGTGTATAACAAAGTAGATGCTCGTATCAGCCGTTTTGTGCTGCCTCTTGGTGCAACTGTTAATATGGATGGAACAGCTTTGTATGAAGCTGTTGCTGCTGTTTTCATTGCACAGGCCAATGGGATCACGTTGAATATTGGACAGTTAATAACTACATG CTTGACAGCCACTGCAGCATCCATTGGTGCAGCTGGGATTCCACAAGCAGGCCTGGTCACTATGGTGCTTGTTCTTCAGGCTGTCAATTTACCAACTAATGACATTGGACTTATCTTAGCTGTGGATTGGTTTTT GGATCGTATTCGCACCACAGTTAACATCATTGGTGATTCATTTGGGGCTGGTATAGTTGAACACCTGTCACGCGATGATCTGTTGACTATGGACTACACAGCAAGAGAGGATACTGTACCAATGGATCCCATTG
- the LOC137974142 gene encoding LOW QUALITY PROTEIN: uncharacterized protein (The sequence of the model RefSeq protein was modified relative to this genomic sequence to represent the inferred CDS: deleted 2 bases in 1 codon; substituted 1 base at 1 genomic stop codon), with the protein MSVIQHYSVTHGVLEKTKMNSKHCDSSERKEDELSIWPLGEDIDEFLEELNSKEVEATAKTDEPKEEVELFKSLEPDFTDDEIVGAKINQSLAKIASKWWGIAHPNDKLKPLLAKHAKPENCPDITTVRVNPEFWDEMNNFRPLCQEQIKPALKAEFHSLCTQANELGNHSDLLFGADLGKQLRDAKDTNKIGKDIGVGKTGASRSSCPYNSHRDKRRPQKNYGKHDRPAESKPPFLGKGQIHLLQEPNREDNLWKTLKKRNWQMITSDKEILTSVRGATNSIIEFDTRPYNTKCPQSAFSVKESAIFDSEVSKLLSKNVIETTDHAPXHEVISDIFIRPKKDGGHRLVLNPKALNQFVTSHHLKWKHFSQ; encoded by the exons ATGTCGGTTATTCAGCATTATTCTGTTACGCATGGCGTattagagaaaacaaaaatgaacagTAAACATTGCGACTCTTCAGA GCGCAAGGAAGACGAATTAAGTATCTGGCCCTTGGGTGAAGACATAGATGAATTCCTTGAGGAATTGAACTCCAAAGAGGTTGAAGCGACAGCTAAAACAGATGAGCCCAAAGAAGAAGTTGAGCTTTTCAAATCTCTCGAGCCTGACTTCACTGATGATGAAATAGTTGGCGCCAAAATAAACCAATCCTTGGCTAAAATAGCATCCAAATGGTGGGGCATTGCCCATCCCAATGACAAACTCAAACCACTGCTGGCTAAACACGCTAAACCAGAAAATTGCCCCGACATAACCACAGTAAGAGTCAACCCAGAATTTTGGGATGAAATGAATAATTTTAGGCCCCTATGCCAAGAGCAGATTAAACCGGCCCTTAAAGCTGAATTTCATTCGCTTTGCACCCAGGCAAATGAGTTGGGCAATCATTCTGACCTGCTTTTTGGGGCCGACTTAGGAAAACAACTGCGTGATGCCAAAGATACCAATAAAATTGGAAAAGACATAGGTGTAGGCAAAACTGGCGCGTCACGCTCCTCATGCCCATACAATTCCCATCGTGATAAGCGCAGGCCCCAAAAGAACTATGGCAAACATGACAGGCCTGCAGAGAGCAAGCCGCCTTTTTTAGGGAAGGGTCAGATTCACCTTCTCCAAGAACCAAACCGAGAGGACAATCTTtggaaaacattaaaaaaacg TAACTGGCAGATGATTACCTCTGATAAGGAAATTCTGACATCTGTCAGAGGGGCAACAAACTCAATTATTGAGTTTGACACCCGACCGTATAACACTAAATGCCCACAATCTGCTTTCTCTGTTAAAGAAAGTGCCATTTTTGACAGTGAAGTTTCAAAACTGCTGTCTAAAAACGTTATTGAAACAACCGATCATGCTCCT TGACATGAGGTGATCTCCGACATCTTCATTAGACCTAAGAAAGATGGAGGCCACAGACTAGTTCTAAACCCCAAGGCACTAAACCAATTTGTCACTTCTCACCATTTAAAATGGAAACACTTTAGTCAATAG